The following proteins are co-located in the Spea bombifrons isolate aSpeBom1 chromosome 3, aSpeBom1.2.pri, whole genome shotgun sequence genome:
- the ACTL6A gene encoding actin-like protein 6A yields MSGGVYGGDEVGALVFDIGSYSVRAGYAGEDCPKVDFPTTIGMVLDREDGSTPMETDGEQNKSRGPTYYIDTNTLRVPRENMEAFSPLKNGMIEDWDSFQAILDHTYKMHIKSEASLHPVLMSEAAWNTRAKREKLTELMFEHYNIPAFFLCKTAVLTAFANGRSTGLILDSGSTHTTAIPVHDGYVLQQGIVKSPLAGDFITMQCRELFQEMNVDLIPPYMIASKEAVREGAPANWKRKEKLPQVTRSWHNYMCNCVIQDFQASVLQVSDSTYDEQVAAQMPTVHYEFPNGYNCDFGAERLKIPEGLFDPSNVKGLSGNTMLGVSHVVTTSVGMCDIDIRPGLYGSVIVAGGNTLVQGFTDRLTRELSQKTPPSMRLKLIANNTTVERRFSSWIGGSILASLGTFQQMWISKQEYEEGGRPCVERKCP; encoded by the exons ATGAAGTCGGAGCCTTGGTCTTTGACATCGGCTCGTATTCGGTACGGGCTGGATATGCGGGCGAGGACTGTCCCAAG GTAGATTTCCCCACTACTATTGGAATGGTTCTTGACAGGGAAGATGGTAGCACGCCTATGGAGACTGATGGGGAGCAAAACAAATCTAGAGGCCCAACATATTATATTGATACCAACACACTCAGGGTACCACGGGAGAACATGGAGGCCTTCTCGCCACTAAAAAACGGAATGA TTGAAGACTGGGACAGTTTTCAGGCAATTCTCGATCATACGTACAAAATGCATATCAAGTCTGAAGCAAGTTTACACCCGGTGCTGATGTCCGAGGCTGCG tgGAACACCAGAGCCAAACGTGAGAAACTGACCGAGCTGATGTTTGAACATTACAATATCCCTGCGTTCTTTCTCTGCAAAACGGCGGTTCTCACAGC ATTTGCCAATGGTCGCTCCACGGGGCTTATATTGGATAGTGGTTCTACACATACTACAGCAATTCCAGTACATGATGGATATGTCCTTCAGCAAG GGATTGTAAAATCCCCCCTCGCAGGAGACTTTATTACTATGCAATGTCGAGAATTATTTCAAGAGATGAATGTGGATTTAATACCCCCTTATATGATTGCTTCAAAG GAGGCTGTACGGGAAGGAGCCCCAGCCAACtggaagagaaaggagaagCTTCCTCAGGTCACCCGTTCTTGGCACAACTACATGTGCAAC TGTGTAATTCAGGACTTTCAGGCGTCTGTCCTTCAGGTTTCAGACTCCACTTACGATGAACA GGTAGCGGCCCAGATGCCAACCGTTCATTATGAATTTCCCAATGGTTATAACTGTGATTTTGGAGCAGAGCGACTGAAAATTCCAGAAGGATTATTTGATCCTTCCAATGTAAAG GGGCTGTCTGGTAATACTATGCTCGGTGTCAGCCATGTTGTGACCACAAGTGTTGGAATGTGTGATATAGACATTAGACCG ggtttatacGGTAGCGTGATTGTCGCTGGAGGAAATACATTAGTACAGGGATTCACAGACAGATTGACAAGAGAACTGTCTCAAAAAACACCACCG AGTATGAGACTAAAGCTGATTGCTAACAATACCACTGTGGAAAGGAGGTTCAGCTCGTGGATCGGAGGTTCAATCCTTGCCTCCCTT GGAACCTTCCAACAGATGTGGATTTCAAAACAAGAATATGAAGAAGGAGGAAGGCCATGTGTGGAGAGAAAATGTCCTTAG